The following coding sequences are from one Mycoplasma mycoides subsp. capri window:
- a CDS encoding PolC-type DNA polymerase III — translation MQTKILGIFKKIGIELDQTDYIYFKDAILVETPRISQIKNKGYLHIEIKDFLPIDVLKKIEDKLKNNQYFNFKLIIDVKNQQFNKDLLIQYLEFIKMHKSLFNNRSSWKLLDIYNFELINNQLVFLVNSQTIKNEISLELDYCLAKLNQFGFKDLSYLINVNEISLDTLDTKQQINKTYDKPEYEQQIIKPIEKKPSTNNSYKNKRPSLDKPSYNSLLDVEDDAQNIVIQGMVINKEFKLSKTGRKIFYIDITDFQSSIRCMYFAKSDALCEFDDLTEDELKSKEIEQIKENKIQINDWISVKGKTSLSIYDQEQIFYIDDFKKIKKQVDLRIDDAKIKRVELHAHTKMSVMDGVSDPIDYLELISSWNHKAIAFTDHTNVQAFPDIYKALSNVNKKRSDQDKIKAIYGLEMNMLNNDLWYVKNPKNQNLKDARMVFFDLETTGLSPELDEIIEFGAIEYNLKTGERKKIDILIKPKTKLKAFTQKLTNITEKMLEDKPSIEQAFKQINEIIKDAILVAHNANFDFTFLSYWSEKLGYGKLENTIIDTLTISRIIYPDLKSHRLGSLAKRVNISYDPSIAHRGDYDADILADIYERMLDETRKKIKIITDSDWNKIDPINYADNLNYYKNKGFHTNILVKNQAGLKELYKLVTKSHTTNFYAFPKIFKDDLIQIKQNNNLLFGASCVNSEIFELARTSTLENLKQAIGFYDYIEIQPISVYKNLLQNDSLDLDQLKQIITNIINIAKQENKLVVASSDCHYTNPELKQIREVYINAKGLGGIRHPLFDFNNRVKDYPDQHLRTTKEMLNEFEWLNDDDLINEIVITNSNKIADMIDSNVIPIKDGLFTPKIANVNEKLKDKCYQTAKQMYGEMLPEIVEKRLEKELGSITKHGFAIVYWISHLLVKQSLDDGYLVGSRGSVGSSFVATMAQITEVNPLKAHYRCLNCKYSDFNTDPTYKCGYDLPEKNCPNCNQKLIGDGHDIPFETFLGFDGDKVPDIDLNFSGEYQNQAHNFTKKMFGENNVFRAGTISTVAEKTAFGYVKTYFEETKKDASLPRKTEINRLAKLAQGVKRTTGQHPGGIIILPNEYEIEDFTPVNYPADDLNSTWKTTHFDFHSIHDNLLKMDILGHDDPTALKMLRDLTNIDPITIPTDDKNVYSLFSSLQALNLTSDKINDEITGAIGIPEFGTGFVRNMLKETQPKTFADLVQISGLSHGTDVWLGNARDLIKDKKADISTVIGCRDDIMVYLISMGLESSLAFMIMESVRKGKGLKKEWIDVMKQYNVPDWYIDSCLKIKYMFPKAHATAYVLMAYRIAWYKIYYPTEYYATYLTTRADVFDLKTALGGYDAVLLKLKSQQQRVKNGEKLSKKEEDLEVVYEVLLEMFARGIKFSNIDFEKSEATKFKVDILQDNSKIIIPPFNVIDSLGEAVALSIINARNTKPITSVNDLKNRTQTTQTQIKIFEEFNILDSLSVDEQLAFDF, via the coding sequence ATGCAAACAAAAATACTTGGTATTTTTAAAAAAATCGGTATTGAATTAGATCAAACTGATTATATTTATTTTAAAGATGCTATTTTAGTTGAAACTCCTAGAATTTCTCAAATTAAAAATAAAGGTTATTTACATATTGAAATTAAAGATTTTTTACCAATTGATGTTTTAAAAAAAATTGAAGACAAACTAAAAAATAATCAATATTTTAATTTCAAGTTAATTATTGATGTTAAAAACCAACAATTTAATAAAGACTTATTAATTCAGTATTTAGAATTTATTAAAATGCATAAGTCTTTATTTAATAACCGCTCTTCTTGAAAATTATTAGATATTTATAATTTTGAATTAATTAATAATCAATTAGTATTTTTAGTAAATAGTCAAACTATTAAAAATGAAATTAGTTTAGAACTTGATTATTGTTTAGCTAAATTAAATCAGTTTGGGTTTAAAGATTTAAGTTATTTAATTAATGTTAATGAAATTAGTTTAGATACTTTAGATACAAAACAACAAATTAATAAAACTTATGATAAACCTGAATATGAACAACAAATAATTAAACCAATTGAAAAAAAACCTAGTACAAATAATAGTTATAAAAACAAAAGACCTAGTTTAGATAAACCTAGTTATAATTCTTTATTAGATGTTGAAGATGATGCTCAAAATATTGTTATTCAAGGAATGGTTATTAATAAAGAATTTAAATTATCAAAAACTGGAAGAAAAATTTTTTATATAGATATAACTGATTTTCAATCTTCAATTAGATGTATGTATTTTGCAAAAAGTGATGCGTTATGTGAATTTGATGACTTAACTGAAGATGAACTAAAATCAAAAGAAATTGAACAAATTAAAGAAAATAAAATTCAAATTAATGATTGAATTAGTGTTAAAGGAAAAACTAGTTTATCTATTTATGATCAAGAACAAATCTTTTATATAGATGATTTTAAAAAAATCAAAAAACAAGTTGATTTGAGAATTGATGATGCAAAAATCAAACGTGTTGAATTACATGCGCATACTAAAATGAGTGTAATGGATGGAGTTAGTGATCCAATTGATTATTTAGAACTTATTAGTAGTTGAAACCATAAAGCAATTGCATTTACAGATCATACAAATGTTCAAGCTTTTCCAGATATTTATAAAGCTTTAAGTAATGTTAATAAAAAGCGTAGCGATCAAGATAAAATTAAAGCTATTTATGGATTAGAAATGAACATGTTAAATAATGATTTATGATATGTTAAAAATCCAAAAAACCAAAATCTAAAAGATGCTAGAATGGTCTTTTTTGACTTAGAAACTACTGGGTTAAGTCCTGAATTAGATGAAATCATTGAATTTGGTGCTATTGAATATAATTTAAAAACTGGTGAAAGAAAAAAAATCGATATTTTAATTAAACCAAAAACAAAATTAAAAGCATTTACTCAAAAACTAACTAACATTACTGAAAAAATGTTAGAAGATAAACCAAGTATTGAACAAGCTTTTAAACAAATAAATGAAATTATAAAAGATGCTATTTTAGTTGCTCATAATGCTAATTTTGACTTTACATTTTTATCTTATTGATCTGAAAAACTAGGTTATGGTAAATTAGAAAATACTATTATTGATACTTTAACAATTTCAAGAATTATTTATCCTGATTTAAAATCACACAGATTAGGATCATTAGCAAAAAGAGTAAATATTTCATATGATCCAAGTATTGCTCACCGTGGAGATTATGATGCTGATATCTTAGCTGATATTTATGAAAGAATGCTAGATGAAACGAGAAAAAAAATCAAAATTATAACAGATAGTGATTGAAATAAAATAGATCCAATTAATTATGCTGATAATTTAAATTATTATAAAAACAAAGGTTTTCATACTAACATTTTAGTTAAAAACCAAGCTGGATTAAAAGAATTATATAAACTAGTTACAAAATCACATACTACTAATTTTTATGCATTTCCAAAAATCTTTAAAGATGATTTAATTCAAATTAAACAAAATAATAATTTATTGTTTGGAGCAAGTTGTGTTAATAGTGAAATTTTTGAACTAGCTAGAACTAGTACATTAGAAAATTTAAAACAAGCAATTGGTTTTTATGATTATATAGAAATTCAACCAATTAGTGTTTATAAAAACTTATTACAAAATGACTCACTAGATTTAGATCAATTAAAGCAAATAATTACAAATATTATTAATATAGCAAAACAAGAAAATAAACTAGTTGTTGCAAGTAGTGATTGTCATTATACAAATCCTGAACTAAAACAAATTAGAGAAGTTTATATTAATGCCAAAGGACTTGGTGGAATTAGACATCCATTATTTGATTTTAATAATAGAGTTAAAGATTATCCTGATCAACATTTAAGAACTACAAAAGAAATGTTAAATGAGTTTGAATGACTTAATGATGATGATTTAATTAATGAAATTGTAATCACTAATTCAAATAAAATAGCAGATATGATAGATAGTAATGTCATTCCAATTAAAGATGGTTTATTTACTCCAAAAATTGCTAATGTTAATGAAAAATTAAAAGATAAATGTTATCAAACAGCAAAACAAATGTATGGAGAAATGCTTCCAGAAATTGTTGAAAAAAGATTAGAAAAAGAACTAGGTTCAATTACAAAACATGGATTTGCGATTGTTTATTGAATTTCTCATTTATTAGTAAAACAATCACTAGATGATGGTTATTTAGTAGGATCGCGTGGATCTGTTGGTTCATCATTTGTAGCAACAATGGCTCAAATTACAGAAGTTAATCCTTTAAAAGCTCACTATAGGTGTTTAAATTGTAAATATTCAGATTTTAATACAGATCCAACTTATAAGTGTGGATATGATTTACCAGAAAAAAATTGTCCTAATTGTAATCAAAAATTAATTGGAGATGGTCATGATATTCCATTTGAAACTTTTTTAGGTTTTGATGGAGATAAAGTTCCAGATATTGATTTAAACTTTTCTGGTGAATATCAAAACCAAGCTCATAATTTTACTAAAAAAATGTTTGGTGAAAATAATGTTTTTAGAGCTGGAACAATCTCAACAGTTGCTGAAAAAACAGCTTTTGGTTATGTAAAAACTTATTTTGAAGAAACTAAAAAAGATGCAAGTTTACCAAGAAAAACTGAAATTAATAGATTAGCAAAATTAGCTCAAGGAGTAAAAAGAACAACTGGTCAACATCCAGGTGGAATCATTATTTTACCAAATGAGTATGAAATTGAAGATTTTACTCCAGTAAATTATCCAGCTGATGATTTAAATTCAACTTGAAAAACAACCCATTTTGATTTTCATTCAATTCACGATAATTTATTAAAAATGGATATTCTAGGTCATGATGATCCAACTGCTTTAAAAATGTTAAGAGATTTAACAAATATTGATCCAATCACTATTCCAACTGATGATAAAAATGTTTATTCATTATTTTCATCTTTACAAGCTTTAAATTTAACTTCAGATAAAATTAATGATGAAATCACTGGAGCTATTGGGATACCTGAATTTGGAACTGGTTTTGTTAGAAATATGTTAAAAGAAACTCAACCAAAAACTTTTGCTGATCTAGTACAAATTTCTGGTCTTTCACATGGTACTGATGTTTGATTAGGTAATGCTAGAGATTTAATTAAAGATAAAAAAGCAGATATTTCTACAGTTATTGGATGTAGAGATGATATTATGGTTTATTTAATAAGCATGGGATTAGAAAGTTCTTTAGCTTTTATGATTATGGAATCAGTTAGAAAAGGTAAAGGATTAAAAAAAGAATGAATTGATGTTATGAAACAATATAATGTTCCAGATTGATACATTGATTCATGTTTAAAAATTAAATATATGTTTCCAAAAGCACATGCTACTGCTTATGTGTTAATGGCTTATAGAATTGCTTGATATAAAATCTATTATCCAACTGAATATTATGCAACCTATCTAACAACAAGAGCTGATGTGTTTGATTTAAAAACAGCGCTTGGTGGTTATGATGCAGTTTTATTAAAATTAAAATCTCAACAACAAAGAGTAAAAAATGGAGAAAAATTATCTAAAAAAGAAGAAGATTTAGAAGTTGTTTATGAAGTTTTATTAGAAATGTTTGCAAGAGGAATTAAATTTAGTAATATTGATTTTGAAAAATCTGAAGCTACTA